TCTTAAAACCGTATTATCTGTTGCCATTGCATCATCAGATTTTAATTCACTCCCATATAAGGAAGCGTTTGCAACAGTTCCATCTGAAGAATCATCTTCCAATCTTTGTTTCTTTGCTTCGGAGCCAAAATCATCCTGAGAACCATCCCCACTAGAGGCTCCCACAGTAGCCACTTACTTCCAGGAAATGAACTGGAGTGATCGAGTGTAGATCCTGAACCTGTGTCAGGATTCAGGAAATACATTAACACAAGGATTTAGATCTTTAAGAAAGATAGTAAGTATCAGTCACATTTAAGCAGATTATGAAATCCTATATCTAGTTTATCCAGGACTTTTCTCAGGGAAAAGGAAAAGATCAGCAAGAACGAATTCAACGTCCAAAATAAGAGAGAATCGACGGCTACATGTGCATCTTACGTCTACTCTTTGCTACTCTACCCCgcgtaaaaaaaattatgattccATGTGTATATgcctaattatttttaatgcgTTATAGTTCCATGTGTATATgcctaattatttttaattatgattaaCTTTATTATTGATTGTACGAAAATGATACTAAATGAAACATTTAAACGTGAATGCAAGCGAAAAGACGGAGCAACCTCTACCCCCTTCCGATCATGCTGCCGAATCTGAGAACGCAGATGTACCGACATGGGTTTCGCCAAGTTGCTCGAAATTTATCCTCGTTGCCTCCTGGTAGCGCGGCAAAGGTAATCACCCatcaaatttatttatgagtCGTTGGTATCTGatttatgaatatataaatatttatgatctCAGGAGAGGGTGTTAGAGCATGTGCAATGGTGAGACCAACCCATGAATCCTtagcatttttttaataattttttttctttttggttgttGTTTGAATAGTTAAGTATTCGAATCAAAATTGCTCGTCCAATGCTGTTACCGAAGATGGAGTCCTtaggaataatttttttaaaaaaattgaaattgaaattttattaattgcatgattaaaaataaagatacaaGAAAAGAGAAGTTTAAAAACTATAAGTTTTacaatgtcaattttttttaaaaaaatttataagctATAAGCTAAAGAATTTCTAttagtttttcttatcttaTGTATAAGTTTATCTTCTTAAAACTATAAGTTTCAGAGACTATATCAGTCTCTttgttgttgtcaaaaaaaaaaaaaaactataagttTCATTTAATATGGTTTCTATAAGTGtgatagaagtttaaaaatatcTACGTTTGAtacaagtttaaaaatgtttacaaGCCAAATTCAAGTTTAACACACTAGCCTTAGCCGAAAATAACATAAGAGAAGCATATAAGATAAGAAACAAGATTACACTTGTGGCAACTTCGAGTTGTAGCAACAAGATTTTACAGTagtaccaaaaggaaagaaaaggaaacaagttctgATAGAGACGAAACAAACCGAAAGAGATAACTAGCAAGAGAGGAAACAAGTTTGATAGAGAGGAAACACAGCAAAAGAGATATCTATTTCCGGTCACAATCACTCCTAAATCATCCGTGAGCTAGAAGCAATGTGAGCTGCAGAACAAGACAAAACAAGTTAAAGCAGAAGCAATGTAGTAAAAGAAATAACAAGCAAGTTAAAGACTCACCATTCTTTCTGCTCAAGTGTTTGGTCAACAGTTCAGAACACTCTTTCCTTTCTGGACATACACACATTAATGGAGTAGTTTTGTCATCTCCAACCACATTGAACACAAATAAGTCTCCTATGACGCATCTGTTATCAAGACAGAACTTTCTCCAGCCTCTTCTGATGTAGTACATGTCGTCTGATTCGCTAAATCGCAAACTCGCAGTCCATGAGTTTCCCTCTTTTTTCACAAGTATTATCTCTTGGCATTGTTTGTTCAAAGCAGTAGATTGCGTAGCTTCCACAGGAAGATACTGCAAACACAGAACGTAAAGACACAGAACAGATCAAACCATATATTTGACTAACTAAATATGGTATATACGTTTGAAATTTGACTCACAAGtttgtcttcttcttgattTGAAGCAGTGACCTCCGCCAAAAAACAGTAGTCGAATGAGAATGAAGACATCGCCCTTGTTCCTCCTGAAATAAAAGAACCAAAATTCCACGTCAAAACATCTCACAACAGCTACGACCAAAACGATGAACTTTGATTGAAACTTACTAATCTCATTGTCATCAGCATCACCCGCGTCGGCTTCTTCTTTGATGATGTCAGGATCTGTATACTGAATCTCACAACAGCTAGGACCAAAAGGAGTGACATGAAACACCATGTCTCCTTCGTGTTTGAAGATGACAATGTCACCGATTC
This region of Brassica napus cultivar Da-Ae chromosome C5, Da-Ae, whole genome shotgun sequence genomic DNA includes:
- the LOC106425249 gene encoding B3 domain-containing protein REM7-like, with protein sequence MANPHEPHFFKPLLPGFHSGITIPLGFFSKHIEGKTNQKTWKLRSDASDKIWEVIQEGRRLTGGWKDFATAHDLRIGDIVIFKHEGDMVFHVTPFGPSCCEIQYTDPDIIKEEADAGDADDNEIRTRAMSSFSFDYCFLAEVTASNQEEDKLYLPVEATQSTALNKQCQEIILVKKEGNSWTASLRFSESDDMYYIRRGWRKFCLDNRCVIGDLFVFNVVGDDKTTPLMCVCPERKECSELLTKHLSRKNGESLTCLLFLLLHCFCFNLFCLVLQLTLLLAHG